The genomic stretch ACCACCAAAGCTGTGCAGTTTCAGACATTATCACTAAGAGACTGCTAAGAAACACTACGTAAATTGGCTTCCATCTCCATGAATATATTCACATATCCGTTGAAAATAACATTATGTACCAACTCTACAAACTACAATGCATGTCAAATCATGAAGTCGGAATAGTTCCTATAGATTGCAATGTTTTGTGTGCCATATTGTGTGAACTTGGATTCCTCTTTTCTGCAAACTATCAATCTATCTTATAGTAATATATAAGCCCTATTTATCTTCACCAACAAAACAGTATAATGCTGGATATACCACTCCTGAGAATTTAGGGCATAATCACCCGCGGAGCAACTGGAGTACTCAACACTGTAGTAGTACAATCGGTTGTCTTTCTCTAGCCAATAACACGGCAAGAGGTGGACGACCTACACCCACCAATGACATATTATGGAGACAATACATTGAACACGGTTGAGGAGAGTATGCAGGAAGTACTATTCTTAGATAAACTGCCACGTCAGTGCACTTTATTATGTAAGAATTCCAAGATACATTGCGAGTAGACAATGCAGGCTACACCAAACAAAAGATGTTGAGCTTAAACCACGTTTGACCAACAACTTTGTATAGAATCATCTCAGATGCATGTACACCATTCTTACAAGGGTATGTTAGTACAATCGATCAGCCTTTCATGTTACTCTATAGGCGCGGCGTGCCGGCGCGCCAAAGTTTGCTAGTAATATAACTGACTGTCGAAACATAGTTCCCGTTTCGAAAAAGATTGTCGAAACTCAGTTCATTTCACGTGGACGGACGTGCAATCCAGAGGGAGCTCAGAGCGCGCAGCCGAGAGAAGTAGTCGCTGATCGCGAGCAGAGCTCGTGCACATTGGCGGGTGGTCAGTATCCGCTGCACTTCCTGAAGAATCCGAAGCCGCAGATCATCAGCCTGCAGAACGGAAGAATCACCAGACAGCAGTTCAGCAGCATCTGAGCATGTAACACACATAACTTTACGGTACAACCATGGGCAGGAGAAGTCTACCTGCCGCAGGAGGATTTCCAGAGCGCCAAGCTTTGCCACCGCCATTTGGCCCGTGTAATCGCCAGAGGGGCCTGCTGTGCGGCACAGGGACGACGACGATCCCGACGCGGCGACGGTTTCCACGACCGACTGCCGCAGCGCTTCCATCTCTCGAGAAAGAGCGTCTTCGGCTTGCTGGGAGGAATGTTGCAGCACAGATATACTATCGAGCTGATTCTCTGTCAGGGGTTCCAGCCGACTCGCGAGTAACTGCGGCAAATGCATCAACTTCAGAAAGAGGTAGCCCAATGTAGGGAGGTGACAGAAAAGAGTGCAGTTCATCAACAAGCTTTGACGACTGGTGATTGGATATTGGGACCTTGAGAAGCTCCGATGGCCGGAAGCCGCCGAGCCAGAGGAAACACCTCTCGACGGGGGTCGTCCACGTTCCCGACAGGACCTGGAAGGCGTCGGCCTTGGCCGCGGCATCCTTCAGCCTGAAGATTTCGTGGCAGCGTGCCATGATGGCGTCAATGATCGCCTGAAGGTCGCTGTCGCCGGCGTGGGCGTTGACGGCGGCTCTGAGCTCATCTAAATGCTTGCTGTGCTCCTCCAGCCACCGTGCGTACTCCACTCCGAATGCCAAAGCCCCTGTAGATCGGAAGATGTGGTGGTTTTTCACAGGCCAGAAGACAGAATGTGAGAGTGGTTTCTGTTACCATTTCCATTGGCTGAATGGGGCTGATCTCCCGAAGTAGAAACCAAAAAGCCCTGAATAAGTAAGCAAAGAAATTATCACTTACCAGCATATATGTTGACAACTACGCGAATGGATAATGTAGAATCGGGAAAATGAAGAGCATATATACCTGCCGGCGAGCACGCTGGAGCTCCTGCTCCAGCTGAGCCAGTTTCAGGTTGCTACTCTCAAGCTGTTGGACATATGcctggggaagaggaggaggatgaaatgGTGGATATGAAATAAGGTTGCCAGAAAATCCTTGCCCCAAGATGTTCAAAGGAGCACGTGGATCGTACCTTTTTCCGTAGCCGGCTTCTCCTTGCAGCTTCACGGTTTTGGGCAAGACGACGAAGTGTCTGCCAGTTaacaaaattgaattcaaatctaTAACAGCTTCATCACATGATCCATTTACTGAAGGTGTAGTGATCACTATCAGTTGTATGGATACCTTTTGACCCTGTTTACCATTTGGCTTGCCACTAGATTCTGAAGGTGTGAGCGCACCAACATGCCCCTGTTCGAACTTCGAACTGATCAGTACAGATAAGTTGAGTGAACATCATATGCAGCAAACACTATGCTTGAAACAGTTTTTGCACATGCGTTGAAATTGAATAGGGAGACtccattctcgaaaaaaaaaataggGAGACTCCACGATGCCAAGGATAAAACAGTTACCGCCGGGCTCATCTTCTCGACGTCTAGATCTGTGGATGTATCAGTCCCCCCAGGGCTCGCGTAATCCATGCCCGACTCTTCCCAGCTACCAATTACGCCCGTTGTTAATTACTGCTAACAGTTAGCATAGCCAGATTTTGTTGTGCAGCATGAAGCAGGGAAAACAGCTGCTGGAGCAGGTTTTCGGAGTAGAGTCACGCATCAGTATTCTGAAGAAAAACATGGGACAAATCGAGCCACTCATTCAGCAAAAATAAAATCCAGCAAAGAGAATGCAGATGCAAGATCGGTGCAGCAATCATGGGTCGAAGATATGATGATTACCACAGAATGAAACCCGAACAGTTCACAGATACTTTGGGAGCTCTCTCGCCAACAGAGGAACAGCAGCAGAAGAAGGTAGTAGAAAGAGTTGCACCATATATAGGGCCAACAGATCACTAATCCTTAGAGAACTGGCAGACGATGTATATATAGCTCCAGTTAGGAACGGACTCAGTTGGGCGACAAATCTGTTGTATAGGTTACATCAAATATCTTCCGATAtctttcatcatcttcttttgttCTAAAATGAAGTATCTTGTGGTATCTCCCTGTAATCAAGGATGGTGGCGTGATGTGCATATCTAGCTGCTAGCTGACGCTGTAGCGCAGATACAGAAATCTGTGCTAGCTAGCACGGACACAAGTGCACGTAATTCAGAATCGATGCGGTTTATCGCAGATATGGAGTAGACAGGCTGGATTCTTTCTTTTTCACGATCGGACTACCGCGTGCAAGCATCATCCAATGTGTCGTCTCGTCGTGTGTACAACAGAGACGCGACGCGACACACCTCATGTGCCTTTGCATTAGGCTGCATAGGTTTAGATGTATCCATTatgaaaaatgaatttcaaatgtaTTTCGAAATGTTCAAAAAATCCAGAAAAAAATCAAAGTATAGATGATGATATTCTATGTTCACACACAATGTTTGTAGTAGAAAAAGACATTTTTGTGGTCCGTGTAAAAAATATTTCATCAAAAGCTATTTTGGAGTTATACATGCCACCAAAAATATCCTTTTTTTTATGAAATTTTGTGTACGGACATAGAATACCTAGATGTACacctatattttttaaaaaaatctagtCAGTttgaaatactttttatatgcaaggGGTGCATCTACACCTACGAGGCATAGTGGGTTTCCGGGT from Lolium rigidum isolate FL_2022 chromosome 4, APGP_CSIRO_Lrig_0.1, whole genome shotgun sequence encodes the following:
- the LOC124647975 gene encoding transcription factor TGAL1-like, translated to MDYASPGGTDTSTDLDVEKMSPAFEQGHVGALTPSESSGKPNGKQGQKTLRRLAQNREAARRSRLRKKAYVQQLESSNLKLAQLEQELQRARRQGFLVSTSGDQPHSANGNGALAFGVEYARWLEEHSKHLDELRAAVNAHAGDSDLQAIIDAIMARCHEIFRLKDAAAKADAFQVLSGTWTTPVERCFLWLGGFRPSELLKLLASRLEPLTENQLDSISVLQHSSQQAEDALSREMEALRQSVVETVAASGSSSSLCRTAGPSGDYTGQMAVAKLGALEILLRQADDLRLRILQEVQRILTTRQCARALLAISDYFSRLRALSSLWIARPST